ATCTcatacccaaactcgaaattaaagactagggtttgaatcttacctcttacaTGAAGATCTTATggttggcttccttgattcttgaagattgggacaataatggatgattagaatgttaggtttcctctttctctctctaaaatactcttacctctctctaaaatcatcatatggatgccccaaaataagccccaaaggctatttatcaaaatggggtcgggtaaaatttccaaaacttaaacTTGCCGAAATCGAGTCTGCGATCGGGGACCGTACCGCAGAactattatgcggcccgcatatcggtcgcatagttgacgCTCCAAAACCGGGGTCGTCTGGTTGGATCTGCAATGATTATGTAgctcgcagacctgttctgcggtctcATAATGCACTACATAACtggtctgtggtcgcatagtgTACCGCAGACCTTCCTCCAATCTTGCCCCGCCTCTgattcactctgcgaccattatgcggtccgcagagtgattctgcggccgcatagtgggccgcataaATGTCTTTTTCTGCATAAAGTTTTCTTTACTCCCcagcgcattgttcaacccaaaaagtccgagttgcggttcgcaagctcgccgcgaagaatttctacaattctcaaacatgtaagcctagttcGACACTacgaaaccttaatttcctttgCGAAAATTTTGCGAGGCCTTACAATAATACTGTGTATATCAAAACCAATAATCTCCCAATAGTATTGATAAAATATTTCCAGTAAATCCTTCTGGACCTTTGGCACTGTCTCCACTTAATTCAACAACTGTCCCGTGACCTCTTCTAATGTTGGATATCTGCACAATACCATATTCTGCTCTACAGTCACCACAGAAGGCACATTGTCAAGCATAGAATAATCTGTAGGATCATCCTCATTGGTAAACTGATTTTCATAGAAGTCCATAGCAGCAACAGCCAATTAACCTTGATCCTCAATCCAGTTTCTATCTCCATTAGGAATCCTCTTCAATTGTAACTTCTTCCTTTTGCCATTCACATGATTATGAAAAAAGCTAGTATTTCTGTCACCCTCAGCAAACCAAGTCATCCCAActttttgcttccaatactgctcctttATACTCAGATACTTCTTCAATTCTGCCTGGGCCTGTTGAAAAACTATTCTATTAGCTATAGTTGGCTCCTCCTCAAACAGCATCTCCTTCACCTTTACTATGTTTTCCAAGATTGCCAACTGCTTGAATATGTCACCAAAAGTGACTTTACTCCCTTTGGTTAATGCAGCCGTCACATTCTTCAACTAATGCTTGAACATTAGAAAAGGATCTCCAATGAAGTCTGCTTGCCAATTCTGCCTCACCACCTCTTTAAAAGATTCATGTTTGGTCCAAAGGTTGAGAAACCTAAATGGTTTCACATAGTTTGCTGCTTGTTCTCCACAACTCATGAACAAATGGGCGTGATCATATCCAGTCCTTATCCACATAGTTTGCTGCTTGTTCTCTACAACTCATGAACAAATGGGCGTGATCATATCCAGTCCTTATCAAATGCTTAATCTCAATAGTAGGAAATAGATTCTGGAAAAGAAGATTTACCAATATCATATCCAATCTCTTAAAGATATATTCTGCATTAGATCTTCCATTCCACCAAGTGAATGGAATCCCGTTGTACCCTAAATCAAATAATCCACTTGAATTGATACAAAAAGCAAAATCCTCATATACAGGAGGGTACACTGGGAGACCAccaatcttttcatcttcatgAAGTATCACATTAAAGTTTCCACCTACCATCCAAGGCATCTCCATGTCACTTGCAAGATAATATAAGTTATCCCCACAAATCCAGCCTCTCTAGTGTTGTACACTTTGCATAAAAGTTATCATGACATGTTGGCCAATGTCTTGATGAAACACCTTAACAGTGACCTATTGTGAAATGTCAATGATCAATTCCCATTCCACATTAGGATCAAAGAATAACCAGATCTTCCCATTAACATTTGACAAAGCAGCTTCCATATTCAACCTTCTTCTGTATCTTTGTTTGTGTCTTTGATTCTGAAATGGTTCCATCAATGCAATTACAAGGAAATTGTGCTCTCTTTGCATGTTAATCACACTAGTGAAGGCCTGTTGTGTATTTAAAAACCTTATATTCATCaagtctacctttataccttcatcggatacaatatgctgcaagaatgctacagacttcaaccagaactcacatttagaaaactcagcatacaacttacgatcacggagggtttggagtaccactcgcaggtggtccgcatgctcctcctctgaacgtgaataaaccataatatcatcaataaatactatcacgaacagatctaaaagatggctggaataggctattcatcaagtctaTAAATACGGCAGGTgtattcgtcaacccgaaggacatgacaaggaactcgaagtggccatatcaggtcctgaaggctgtcttcggaatatctttctctcgaacgctgacctggtggtaccccgacttcaaatctatctttgaaaagcatctagacccctgcaattgatcaaaaaggtcatcgatccttggaagtggttacttattcttaatagttaccttgttcagtagcctataatcgatacacatcctcagcaagccgtctttcttccgcacaaacaaTACtgttgcaccccaaggtgaggtactaggtctgatgaaacctttctccagcaaatcttttaactgctccgtcaactccttcaattcggcaggtgccattctatacagagggatggatattggttgagttctcggaagcaaatcgatgctaaaatcaatctctcgctatggaggaatacctggaagttcaACTGGAAACATATTTGCGTACTCTTTGACTACTGGAATAgattgaagtgtaggtatctcagcatctgcatctctaactcgcacaatatgataaattcacccttttgcgatcattttcctcgccttcagataggaaataaacctacctctgggtgtcactgtattacctacccattcaaggactggctcacccaaaaaatgaaatctggctacctttgctcggcaataaactgtggcatagcaagctgccaaacagtccatgcccatgatagtatcaaaatccatcatctctagctcaactaggtcggctgaggtccgACGAATACAAACTATCACCATACAACCTCAGTAAACCCTTCTAGCAATAATcggttctccgaccggtgtagatatcgcaaaaggatcacttagtatttcaggcactatactaAACTTCCccacgacaaatggggtaatatacaataaagtagatcctgggtctatcaaggcataagcatcgtgagagaaaatggacaatatacctgtcacaacgtctggtgaagactcctggtcctgtcgacctgcTAAAGCATAAATATGGCTCTGGTTACtatctgaactggaacctctgcctctgcctcgacctctaccagccgaag
The DNA window shown above is from Nicotiana tomentosiformis chromosome 8, ASM39032v3, whole genome shotgun sequence and carries:
- the LOC104111332 gene encoding uncharacterized protein, whose protein sequence is MEMPWMVGGNFNVILHEDEKIGGLPVYPPVYEDFAFCINSSGLFDLGYNGIPFTWWNGRSNAEYIFKRLDMILLKNVTAALTKGSKVTFGDIFKQLAILENIVKVKEMLFEEEPTIANRIVFQQAQAELKKYLSIKEQYWKQKVGMTWFAEGDRNTSFFHNHVNGKRKKLQLKRIPNGDRNWIEDQG